One Fundulus heteroclitus isolate FHET01 chromosome 1, MU-UCD_Fhet_4.1, whole genome shotgun sequence genomic window carries:
- the ptges3b gene encoding prostaglandin E synthase 3b: MQPATAKWYDRRDSVFIEFCVADSKDVKVNFDKTKCGFSCTGGTDNVKHENQIDLFEAIDENECKHKRTDRSVLCYLRKAQPGKAWPRLTKEKAKLSWLSVDFNNWKDWEDDSDEEMGNFDQFSDMMNNMGGDDDLPDLDGADDDESADSDDEKMPDLE, translated from the exons GCAACCAGCTACTGCTAAGTGGTACGACAGGAGGGACTCTGTTTTTATAGAGTTCTGTGTGGCTGACAGCAAAGATGTTAAAGTTAACTTTGATAAAACAAAGTGCGGATTCAG CTGTACTGGAGGCACTGATAACGTTAAACACGAGAACCAAATAGATCTTTTTGAAGCTATCGATGAAAAT GAATGCAAACACAAACGCACAGATCGTTCAGTCTTGTGCTATCTACGAAAAGCGCAGCCGGGAAAGGCGTGGCCGAGGCTAACGAAAGAGAAGGCTAAG TTGAGTTGGCTCAGCGTCGACTTCAACAACTGGAAAGACTGGGAGGACGACTCTGACGAGGAGATGGGCAACTTTGATCAATTCTCAGAC ATGATGAACAACATGGGAGGAGATGATGACCTGCCTGATCTAGATGGTGCAGATGAT GATGAATCCGCAGATAGCGACGATGAGA AAATGCCCGACCTGGAGTAG